A stretch of DNA from Phaenicophaeus curvirostris isolate KB17595 chromosome 21, BPBGC_Pcur_1.0, whole genome shotgun sequence:
CTCTGAAATGGTTATCACTTATTTGCAGAGACGATATTTCGTAGTAAGGTCCTGGTGTAACCAAGCTTTGGGCTTCCCAGACAGCAGAACAAGAGTAATTTAGGTTGGTTTCTTATTTAGTTTAGATGGGAAGAGTTTGTTACTGAGGCATCGCCTTGGCCCCAGCCTCACTAGACCTCACTCGTTGGGGCAACTTCCAAAAAATAATGCAGCAGCACATATTGGAGAGAAGTAGCTGCCAACACATGCACATcaactgatatttttttaaataacaaatataCTATTTCATTGGTTTCTTTCCCAGTCTTGCCAAAAAATTAGCGGTAGAGAGAACCACGTTGAATTAATAGCTGTTTTTCTGCCCACGCAGAGGTTAAATGAGACCTTGTAAAGGGATAAGTATAGATCTTGCCAAATTGCTGTGGAGGTGTGTGTTTGAGGTTCCAGCTACTCCAGCAAACCACGAGCTGTCACTAACAGAAGTGCCACTGCCACAGCGGAATGGGTCTGCAGGGCAGAGGAGAGCTTAGTGAGACTCCAGATGTGATGAGCACCGGGATATTATTGATGTGCCCACTGGAGCTTGGCACCAGATCATTTAATAATCTTTGTTGCACTTCTTGCAAACCCCAAGCCCCTTGTATTAAACAAGGAAGAACATGAGTAGTTTTGTGACTGCCTTAAAAGCATTCTTGTTCTACTATTGAGCTGTGCTTGAGGACTGATCCCCACCTTGGTCagttattcatagaatcatagaatcatagactcaccaggttggaaaagacccaccggatcatcgagtccaaccattcctatccatcactaaaccatgtccatcagcacctcgtccacccgtcccttaaacccctccagtgaaggtgactcaaccccctccctgggcagcctctgccagtgcccaatgaccctttctgtgaaaaattttttcttaatgtccagcctaaatctcccccagtggagcttgaggccattccctcttgtcctgtcccctgtcacttgggagaagagcccagctccctcctctccacaacctcctttcaggaagttgtagagagcaatgaggtctcccctcagcctcctcttctccaggctaaacacccccagctctctcagccgctcctcataaggcctgttctccagccccttcaccagcttccttccACCCTGCCTGTGTTCTAAGCTATTCTCAACACCTTGCAAGGTTGTCTGGCTGTGCATTATTTATCAGTTAAGACTCAGCACAATTCTCCACTCTCTACCTGTAACTCCTCAGGGGAAAAGCCCAACGCTTACCAGCTGCCTGCACACACCCCGGATCACAAGCAGCTCCAGGCACACATCAGGTTGTAAAACATCTTACCATGCCGTGCAAGGCACATTTCAAACTAGATGCGCCAGCATTTGAGTTGCTGCAGCTGAGCCCAGGGGAGGTGGTGGGCTTGCTCAGTGGCAACGTTATTTCTGGTTTGCATTTTCAGCTAGAAAACCCAGCAGATGCTGGGCAGAACCATTCCCTGCCTCAGGCTGTCATGAAAGGCAAAACTATTTCCACCACTTATGCAGAGGAGACGTGTGAGCTCACCAAGTTGACATGAGCAATTAGCGTGCAGAGGACTCTTCCCACCTCCTAATTCACTCAGAATAATTCATTAGCAAAAAGTCCTCAGCAGCACTACAACAAGTCCTGGTTGTAGATCTGGTCTTGATTTGCTTTAGAAGATAAATTGACCTGTGAAACTCCAGCCTAGCTTGCACTAATGAGTCTCTGTAGGGCCATCATCAGGGTTAATTTATCGAAGGATCAATCTGTAGTGCCCATCTGCTTGGCTACTGGACTGAAGAGCCATAACAGGTCTAACACACTGGAAACACTAGATCAAGCcacccagccctggaggtgttattGTATATTTGTTGTCTTGGGCTAAAGTCATTCTGGTGCAGGTCCTTGGTTTGCCACCCATGCAGCTGAGAGGACAAACATGTGGCCTCCTGCACAAAGAGCTTCGTAATCAGCAGTAGGAGAAGTGTCACACCAGCACCAGCGATTCCTGTCCATCTGATCAAGGGCTTCTTCACCCTTTTTTGCACCTTTAAAAGCAGCTGGATGGCCTCTTTTATCCCAAGGGTTTGCAGTCACTGTGGAAATctgcagttggacttgatgatccagtgggtctcttccaacctggtgtttctatgattctatgataattatGAATtatgcttttcttgtttctgtccACCTTCTATCAATAAACAGCCTTGAAATGTCTCTCTGCCCCCCAGCTGCACAGACACGCTCCTCACCTCTACAGAAGAGGAGGTTACCCCCAGCTGAATGTCTTACCTAAATATCTCATGTTCCTGCCCCCTCCAAGAGCAGCCAAGGAGCCCCAAGCGATGCCACCAAGCAGAGACATCTACCCACATTAATatccctctccttttcttccctttgcagCTTGAAAGCTGTCCTGATGGGGAAGCCTCAGGACAACACAGTGGACTTGTCAGGCATCCCGCTGACGCTGAAAGACTTGGACCGTGTCACGTCCTACCTCCAGCATAGCTCAGAGCACATCGACACGGTGGAGCTGTGCTTCACGGAGCTGACGGATGacatgctgctgcagctcctgccagtACTCTGCGTGCTGCCccacctcaccaccctctccCTCAACGGCAACCGGCTCACCAAAGCCATCCTACGGGACCTCACCGAAACCCTGAAGGACCCCAAGAAGTTCCCCAGTGTCACCTGGATTGACCTCGGCAACAACGTGGACATCTTCTCCTTGCCGCAACCCTTCTTGGTCAGCCTAAAGAGACGATGCCCCAAGCAAGGCAACTTGCCAACCATTCTGGAGTTTGGCGAGGGTCAGGTAAGCGATATGGAGAGCCAGGAAGGCCTGGCCGAGAGCCAGGAGGACCTGCAAGCTGGACCAGGCAAGACGGACAACATAGGCTTGATGGACAGAACAATTGAGGCTGGGGAGCTCCCCAACTCGGAGCAAGGTGCTGTGACACCACAGACATGATGTCCAGCTCTGCGGGTCTTGAGTGGGCACGTTGAGCAAGGATGACTTAAATCCTAGACCTCTACGCTGGAGGTCCTGGCAGAGGGTCCGTTCACACGGTGGGATGCTTTGGGAGGCTGGACTGCTGCCTTCTTCCCTCATGATGAATGTCaccctttttcttctcaaagaacACAGAAAGGTGATGGCATTGAATACTTGTATTTTATAAAAGCTGGCCAggtatttttaaacattagTGACGTGCTGTGCTTTTTAACCTCCCAAAATGCATCTCCAGGGTGGTGTAATATGAGGTTCTTAGAAGAGCAcaaaagaggagaagaaaggagccCAGACTTTGCAGGGAAGGGCTCCCTTCCCTTAGTGCTGGATCCAGCCAGGCCCCAGGAGCTCTCCCACATGTGATGGACAGACAGCGGTCACCCTGAAGAGGATTGCAGCCGAGATAAACCTGAAACTCCTTCCAATCctgcctgcaggagctgctgatgAATAGCAGATCTGCTGAGACACAACAGAAGTCTGATCACACACTAACCAGGAGCGTTTCTCTTAACATTGTGAGCCAGCCAGAAGGgaaagctttgctttcctgGCACAGAGCTAAACCCCAGCCTGTTGGGTACCTGGATGCCCCTCTTGCCCTCCAGCCTCACTGAAATCAGGCTGGCACTGGTGCCTGTTCGGTATTTATTCAGATGTAAAATCCAGTTTCCTACCAATCATGCTACTGTAATACATCCAGAGCTTTTAATGTGGCACCTGGAGCTCGCACCAGCAACGCTGGGAGTGCGTTTGGTCCGTTCTGGGGAGTAAGCTGCACAACGGGGAGCCAGGGCTCAGCTCGGCTCGATTGCTTTTGCTGATAAAAGAGATCACAATTCTGGATAGTGAATAATCCTGGGGTTCAGTCCCTCTAGCACTGCCACCGAGGGCTGGGCAGGCACAGCCGGCTGGAGGTGTAAAGTCTCAGAGAGGCTGTTGGGTCCCTTGGCTGTATCCACCGCCAGAAGTGCTTTGTTTCTAAAacgttgtttgggttttttttttctaagagacGTGggtttgatttcatttttgatGGATCACCCCAGAGGAGCAGCGCTGGAACAGGCACTTTGGCTTGTGAACCAGCGTTTCATTTGATCCTAAACCTGGGGGAGGGCAGCAGAGGCTGGAAAACTTCCTGTCCGTTCCATTCAAAGGACCAAACGTGACTCCCTTTGCCAAGGGGAGCCCCTTTCTGTCTGTTCAAAGCCCTTCCCTGACCAGCTTTACAGCATCGTTCTCCTGGCTTGCAGCAGGAACCCTCTGGCTTTGCTTCTTATGGGTGCAAACGCAGTCAGATTTTAGTTGTCTCTGTTCATTTAACATCCCTGCACCAGGAAGCTTTTTCCAGAGGGGCCTCATGCTGGCGGTGGTTGTTTCTCCTCCGTGTGCAAGTAGATAACTTAGAAGAAACTCTGCTACTCGTTTTAATCCGTTCGGCAATGTTCAGTATGATTTGCATGTAGCCaagcctttttccttttttgttcttttttctaatGCGAACTCTTTCCAACAGGCATGAAAACACTTTGCAGTGAATAAACTGTTCTGTTTGAAATAAAGGAGCTATCCGTAATCAAAATAAATGACGATGTTTAATAAAGACCCAGTGTTGAATTTTATCTCTGCATAGGTTGAATTCCTGGCAAGAGGTACAACTGGAGGAGGGGGCAGAGCTGAGCCCTGCAGGTCTGGGTCTCCAGGGGGCTTCAAAAATCACTGCAGGTGGCTGGAGAAACAAATACCCCAATTTATGGGCtgaattcatagaatggtttgggttggaagggacctcaaagcccatccagttccatgagcagggacacctcccactggatcaggggctccaagccccatccaacctggccttgaacccctccagggatggggcagccaccactgctctgggcaacatgggccagggcctcatcaccctcatcatgaagaatttcctcctaatgtctagtgtaaatcttcccccttccaatttaaagtcattccctcTCACtttatccctgccctccctcatcaggagcccctccccacatTTCCTGGGGTCcctgcaggtactggaaggccactgtGAGGtttccccgcagccttctcttctccaggctgaacaaccccaactcctcAGCCTGTTcccatagcagaggtgctccagccctcggatcatctccggggcttcctctggacccgttccaatggatccatatccttcttatgttggggattccagaactggacacaatactccctCCCCACATCGCCCTGAGGAGCCAGTAGTACGTCCCTCATGATGATTTGTTAACTCAACATATGGGGATTTCATCAAGAGCAAGATTTCTCCTTGAAAGAAAAGTTACTCGAGCAATTTCTTCTATAAGAGGTCAGGCATTGGTTTGCTCAGTACTCAACACCAAactcccttcctttctgtgcaCGGCTCAGGCCCTCTAAGTTATTTAAAATCAGAAGCTCCTTGCTttgaggtttttattttctgctaagTAATTGCACCAGAGCCAGCTGTCCTGGACCTCAGGACCTGTCTGGACTCCCCCAGTTTGGCCATACAAATTCATAA
This window harbors:
- the LRRC75A gene encoding leucine-rich repeat-containing protein 75A, producing the protein MGTKQTKGCQPGGAGESSPTHHRKKVPPRERGDFLTSLVVKSGEKFGKAGGSSLPPYHRRICMIQDMLVLVKQGKQEEATELLRHLRQDLGMESTSLDDVLYRYASFRNLVDPITHDLIISLARYIHCPKPEGDSLGAMEKLCRQLTYHLSPHSQWRRHGIMKRKPQSCLKAVLMGKPQDNTVDLSGIPLTLKDLDRVTSYLQHSSEHIDTVELCFTELTDDMLLQLLPVLCVLPHLTTLSLNGNRLTKAILRDLTETLKDPKKFPSVTWIDLGNNVDIFSLPQPFLVSLKRRCPKQGNLPTILEFGEGQVSDMESQEGLAESQEDLQAGPGKTDNIGLMDRTIEAGELPNSEQGAVTPQT